From Astyanax mexicanus isolate ESR-SI-001 chromosome 13, AstMex3_surface, whole genome shotgun sequence, the proteins below share one genomic window:
- the LOC111189981 gene encoding uncharacterized protein LOC111189981: MIKKKLQWRQYSAKSYKNKKQTQRVLNLTPDSSVNELSDSSAIAKVNVSTPEDHVSTQENLSTPTLQSSIPKRSAIRKKSNVVNRLRAKLRQAEEKCKKNRKELQNLNKKFRRLKAQRVTVTKQIATTSKNKKVRQQKSGISLNSKRRCLLKMVHSFLHRDDVSSVVNGKSGEIRRRGVVHRKRHLCDTMANLHKRFCGENPNQNVSKAHFFKLRPFWIVRPKVADRDTCACKLHENFSFKIKKLHQLGVIESSCAGDVIQSVVCNTNNIDCMYNRCEVCKDRVIPTALDEENKGIIITWQEWVTRSVTVERTGKASTKEKEVKNTACENRSTSIEKLVALTMEHLPNFAVHIFNIRHQFSALKTMKDSIHDDDVIVHVDYSENWSCKYAREVKDTHFGGGNQQVTLHTGVLYSKGMVEAFASVSPCLQHDATATWAHLEPVLRYIRQKYPNVCNIHFISDGPTSQYRNKTSFYLASTIPFLHGFTYVTWNFTEASHGKGAPDGVGAALKNLADRIVAYGQSIPDADILFQQLTLNSSVILFQVSEDKIKERGELVPPHLKAIPGTMKIHQLMSTTPGVVHTRDVSCFCEKNCQCFYPSRHAFAEEEEGFTTPPEATIEVGQWVLVEYDNNLFPGVVTQIADDQYEVDTMNCAGENRFYVPSIRFSGEKVWYYRQDIRDQIPEPLPVTSSARHFCVLPDIWAKHKQRT, encoded by the exons atgataaaaaaaaaactacagtggAGACAATATTCAGCGAAAAGCtacaagaacaaaaaacaaacccAACGTGTTCTCAACCTCACTCCAGATTCTTCAGTGAATGAATTAAGTGATTCTTCAGCAATAGCAAAAGTAAATGTGTCAACACCTGAGGACCACGTGTCAACACAAGAAAATTTGTCAACACCAACACTGCAGTCATCAATCCCAAAGAGAAGCGCAATCAGAAAGAAATCAAACGTTGTCAACAGATTGAGGGCCAAACTAAGACAGGcagaagaaaaatgtaaaaaaaacagaaaagaactgCAGAATCTCAACAAGAAATTTAGGAGACTTAAAGCTCAAAGGGTGACTGTGACCAAGCAGATAGCTACAAcctccaaaaacaaaaaagtcaggCAGCAGAAAAGTGGCATTTCACTCAACAGCAAGAGGAGATGCCTGTTGAAGATGGTACATTCTTTCCTTCATCGGGATGATGTATCCAGTGTGGTCAACGGCAAATCTGGGGAGATCCGGCGGAGAGGAGTGGTTCATAGGAAAAGGCACTTGTGTGACACAATGGCTAACCTTCACAAGAGGTTTTGTGGTGAAAACCCGAATCAAAATGTGTCTAAGGCGCATTTCTTCAAGCTTAGACCGTTTTGGATTGTTAGGCCAAAAGTTGCTGACAGGGATACATGTGCATGCAAGCTGCATGAAAATTTCagtttcaaaataaaaaagttacatcAGCTTGGAGTGATAGAATCATCTTGCGCAGGTGATGTCATACAGTCAGTTGTGTGCAACACCAACAACATTGACTGTATGTACAATCGTTGTGAGGTATGCAAAGACAGAGTGATTCCAACAGCACTTGATGAGGAAAACAAGGGCATCATCATCACCTGGCAGGAGTGGGTGACCAGGTCGGTCACGGTGGAGAGGACCGGGAAAGCTTCAACCAAGGAGAAAGAAGTAAAGAACACAGCATGTGAAAATCGTAGTACCTCCATTGAGAAGTTAGTAGCTCTTACCATGGAACATCTCCCTAACTTTGCAGTGCATATCTTCAACATCAGGCACCAGTTTTCCGCTCTCAAGACAATGAAGGATAGTATCCATGACGATGATGTGATTGTACATGTCGATTACAGCGAAAATTGGAGCTGCAAGTATGCACGTGAAGTGAAGGATACCCATTTTGGAGGTGGGAACCAGCAGGTGACCCTCCACACTGGTGTGTTGTACAGTAAGGGAATGGTGGAAGCCTTTGCATCAGTGTCTCCTTGCCTCCAACATGATGCAACAGCAACATGGGCCCACCTGGAACCTGTCTTGAGGTACATCCGTCAAAAATACCCCAATGTATGCAACATACATTTCATTTCTGATGGCCCAACATCCcaatacagaaataaaacatcGTTCTACTTGGCTTCCACTATACCATTCCTCCATGGATTTACATATGTCACATGGAACTTCACAGAGGCGTCTCATGGCAAAGGAGCTCCAGACGGCGTGGGGGCAGCCTTAAAAAATCTGGCAGACCGAATAGTTGCATATGGCCAAAGCATCCCAGATGCAGATATTCTGTTTCAGCAGCTCACCCTGAACTCCTCTGTGATTCTATtccag GTGTCGGAGGACAAAATTAAGGAGAGGGGTGAATTGGTTCCTCCACACCTTAAGGCAATCCCAGGGACAATGAAAATCCACCAA CTGATGTCCACCACCCCTGGGGTAGTCCACACGAGGGACGTGTCGTGTTTCTGTGAGAAAAATTGTCAGTGCTTCTATCCATCCCGCCATGCGTTTGCTGAGGAAGAAGAGGGTTTCACAACGCCACCAGAGGCCACCATAGAGGTTGGCCAGTGGGTCCTCGTGGAATATGACAATAATCTGTTCCCCGGTGTAGTTACACAG ATTGCAGATGACCAATATGAGGTGGACACCATGAACTGTGCCGGGGAAAACCGCTTCTATGTTCCATCCATAAGGTTTTCTGGGGAAAAGGTCTGGTATTACCGCCAGGACATCAGAGACCAAATTCCTGAGCCTCTGCCGGTCACCTCCTCTGCTAGGCATTTCTGTGTTTTGCCTGATATTTGGGCTAAACACAAACAGCGCACCTGA